The Methanobacteriaceae archaeon genome segment TCCCATCCCATAAAGTCCAGCTATACCTCCAAAACCAACAATAGCCGCAGTACTAATAAATGTAGCACCATAACTCATGGCCATAATATACGGGTGAGTGGTACGGCCGGCAACCATGAAATCTTCAGCAGTTTTAGTCCGTTTCCAAGCTACATACCCAGTATAACCAATTATAATCATATATGCCAAAATAATAATTGATAATAATAATATATTCATATAATCACTAAACCCCATTAAAATGATTTAAAATTTAATCCAGCTTATTTCAAATTAATATTTTATTGCTCTTTTTATACTCATTTTGATGATAGCCTCCATTTAATCTCCAAGAATTAAATTCAAAAGAATTATTGAAATTCATTACTATCTAAACAATTATATTATTTAAAAATTGCCAAATGTTTTTTGAATATTAATAAATCTAATTATAAATAAGTAAATATAAGATTCAATAATAAAAATTTAGAATTTAAATTAATTCAAATTAAATAATAAATAAAATTATAAAATAAAATATTTGAGAATATTGTATTAGATTTATGCCAATTCACTAATCAGCCGGATCCAAAAAAATAAGCACAGTGATAACATGATATGGAACAAAGAAGCCGAATGCATGTCCAATAAAGAAAAAGAAGAATTACAACTAAAATTATTAAAAGAAGTGGTTAAAAGGGCCTATGAAAATGTTCCTTATTATAAAAATCGTTTTGATAAATTGAATATCAGACCAGAAGATATTCAAACTTTAAAAGATATTGAAAAATTACCATTTACCACTAAAACTGATTTAAGGGATGCTTATCCTTTTGGAATGTTTGCGGTTCCAGAAGAAGAAATAATAGAGGTCCATACCTCCTCAGGAACAACGGGTAAACCCACAGTATCAGGATATACTCAAAAAGACCTGGAAATCTGGGGAGAAGTGATGGGTAGAGCACTTACTATGGCCGGAGCTGGTAGGAAAGACAAAATACAAAATTGTTATGGTTACGGGCTTTTCACAGGAGGATTAGGTGTTCACTACGGAACACAGGCTGGATCGTTTGTGAGGATTGACTCTTTGTTATTCAACACCCAACCCCACAATCCCTTAAATTTCTTAAAAATTGTTTTCTTATCTTTTTTCTTGAATTCTTTCCGGAAATCTCGTTTAAGGGTAGGAACCATTAGATAACCTGTTTTAGGATTTATATATCCTACAAAACCATATTGGCTTCGAGTTAGATCTTTGGCATGTTCTAAAACAAGATATGAAATATCATCAATTGAGGATTGAGACAGGAGATTTCTTGATAATTTAGCCAGAGCATTGTTAATTGAAACTTCCCGTGACAAGGCGGTTTCCATCTTTTTACGTTCAGTAGTGTCACGTGCTGAAGTTAAAACAATTTTTACATCACTTTTCTCATCAAATTCTGGCACTAACAATGCATCTATCCATATACCCTTCGGGAGTTCAAATTCAATGTGGTTATTTTTTTTGTTTTGAATACTTTGTCAATAGCTTTCTCCCACAATTTCACTAAATCCTTTGGAAATCCCATTTCCTTAAGTGTTTTACCTATAAAGTCCTCAGGCATAATACCTGTAAACTTTTCAACAATGGGATTTACATAAAGGTGTCTGTGCTCTCTATCATGACGCATGATAAGGTCAATTGAATCATCGGATAAAGCCCTGAAACTTTCTTCACTATGTTTTAAGGCTTCTTCCATTTTTTTACGTTCAGTCATATCTATAAAACTTTCTAGTAGGCATTCACGTCCTGCTAATTTTATTGGAATCACAGTTTTTAATATGGGTATTTCATTACCTTTAACATCTAAAAGAACACGTTCAGAATTATCTAAAACTTGATCAAGGTCACTGATGGGGCATTTACCTTCGTCAGCGGGGCATATGTATCTGTGACATATATTTCCCATAATTTTTTCTTTTGAAACACCTATGAGGTCGGCGGCTACTTGATTAACATCAAGTATTTCATGGGTTTTCTCATCAACTACAATAATTCCAGTGTGGACTGAAGAAAAAATGGTTCTTTGATATTCTTCACTATGTTTTAAGGCTTCTTCCATTTTTTTACGTTCAGTGATATCTCGTGCAGTAATTATAACAAACTTTACCTCACCTTTTTCATCAAATTCAGGCACTAAAAAAGCATCTATCCAAGTACCTTTAGGAAGTTTTAATTCAACATGATCATCGGTTTTGGTTTCAAAAACTTTATAAACAGTCTCTTTGTACAGTTTAACTAAATCATCAGATAAACCAAGTTGTACAAACTTTTTGCCAATAAAATCCTCTGGAGGAATACCACTTAGCTTTTCGATTGTTGGATTCACATAAAGATTTCTGCATTCTCGATCAAAAAGCATGATAATATCAAATGAAGTCTCAGCTAATGTTCTAAAACTTTTTTCAATACCAGTTAAAGCTTTTTCTATTTGCATAAGTGCATCATTATCTCTCACAGTACCTAGGAAAACACTTTTTGGACCATAGTTTTTAAGTTCAGTGACAACTATTTTAACAGGTATAATCTTCCCCTTTTTAGTATGTAAGTTAATTTCAAAAATAGGAAATTTTTTAGCTTCAATTATCTTTTTTATTCCTTTACTCAAGATTTCAGCTGATTCAGGGTATATATCTTTCATTTTCATGGATAAAAGCTCTTTTTTAGAATATCCTGAGAGTTGAATTAGCTTTTTATTTACATCTAAAATCTTCATATCTTCAGAGAAGATGTTTATTGGAACTTTAGAATTATTAATAGGGAATTTATATCCCTCTTCAGATTCTTTAAAAACCTCATTTAAATGTATTTTTTCATTGAAACTATCAGGTTCTACAAAGATGTCTTCTGATTTGTTAGATTCATTTACATCTTGACGTTTTTTCTTTTTTTTATAGTGCATAGTAACAAAACCCAAATCACGACTGCTAACACTATTTTTTTGATTAGGATTAACCAGATTCTAGTCATATTATTAATTTTCTACACATATATATCTAACAAATTTAAATAAGGATACTAAATTTAGTAATATTGTAGCTTGAATTTTGAGATTCATTTTTTTATCAGTTATTAATTTAAAGTTTAGATTATGGAAACACATATTTTAAGGTATAATTCACAGTTTAAGCAGATAATATCAGTTATAATAATTTAAAATGCATTTGTTATAAAAAAAGTCTTATTAAATTAATAATTTTTGAATCCCCTTTTTTAATCTTTTTTAGGGGGCTTTTTTGAGAATTATATTTTGAGATGTTTTAGAACTTTTATCATCAAATCTATGAGTTGCGAAGTTTATCCACTTTTAAAGTTAGATTAAATAAGATAATCATGCCAAAAAAAATAAAAAAACAAAAAACTAATAGGATATTATTAACTCATTTATCATTAAAAAATAATGGGGGGAACATATTAAACTGAGTTAACATCCCATTAGCGTTTGTATGTGTTTGCCAGTTCTTTATTGACTTTCACTACATCTGGAGGTAGTTCTTTTAGATCTTCTGGAACTGGTCCTAATGCATCTGCTTTTGCCTGATCATCGATAACCGAGCCTGCAGGCACAAGTCTACCATCAGATATCTTCACGTTGTTTGTTACCACTGCATTGTGTAATATAACACAGTTTTTACCTATGGTTGCTTTGAATATCACTGCACCAAAGCCAATAAAACTTTTATCATCAATAAAGACAGGACCGTGAATTATACAACCGTGTGCCATTGAAACTTCTTTTCCAACGTAGACAGAATAATTTTTACCCCCAACAACTACTCTGGGGTCTTTAAGACCATGTATAATCACACCATCTTGGATGTTTGAACCATCACCAATATAAATAGGTGATCCCTCATCACCACGCACTGATGCAAATGGTCCAATGAAAACGTTACTTCCAATAGTCACGTCTCCGATTACTCTGGCAGAAATATCTACAAATGATGTGGGATCTATCTGTGGAGACTTCATTTGCGGATTCCATGATGTTATTGGACTTGTAGAAATATTTGGAGATCTAGAAAGCCCATATATGGATGCAGCCAATACAATGATGGCTATAGAAATTGCAATTAATATAAAGTGTTCTTTCTTCATTTTTGATTCACCTACAATTTAATAAAAATTTAAAAGAAGAAATTATAGTGAAGTACCAAAAGTTTTAAACTATTGTACTCATGAAAAAGTCTGAAAGAGTGATTTTAGACGGATTAAAGACTAAATTAATAGAATTTATTTTTCTATAAGTTTAATAAATCACCTTCTCCACTATAAATTGAAACTAAATAAATAAAATGGCTAAAATAGATTAAAGCTCATTTTACTATTTTGCTTTATTTTCTGATTTTTCAGTTGTTTGTAGTGTTTCTTCTTTAGATTCATTTTCCACTTTGATTTCTTCTTTATCTGCTGATATTTCTGTATTTTTTTCTGTATTTTTTGCCTGATCTGATTCTTCTTTTATTTTAAACTCGGTTTCACGTTGAGTCCTTTTGAACTCTCCCAAAGCTTTACCCATTCCTTTGGCAAGTTCGGGAAGCTTCTTTGCACCAAAAAGTAGAAGTACTACAAAGAGAATTATTAGAAGTTCTGGCATTCCTAGTCCACCAATCATTTTTTCACCTCCTTAACCAATCGATTCATTTGCAACATCTGTTTTTATATCTCTATGGATGTATTTCGTCAAAAGAATACTCACCTCAAATAAGAGGATCATAGGGAAGGTGACGATAAGCTGTGTAAATGGTGTTGGATCAGGTGTTAAAATTCCTGCAATTACCAAAATACCTACGTAAGCTCCTTTTCTGTTACCTGTAAGTGTATCAGAATCAATTAGATCAAGGGATGCAAGGGCACCACATACTAATGGTAATTCAAATAGGAGCCCGAATGTCAATATCATAAGAAGTGCAAATGAAATAAAATCCCCTAAAGATAATAGTGGCGTAACTCCTGAAGAGGTTGCATAACCAATAAGGAATGTTAATGTCATTACAAGCACAATTTTGTAAGTAAATATGGCTCCAATTCCAAAAAGTATCAATGCAGGAGGTATAGTTTTTATTAAAAAGGAATTTTCAGAACCTTTAAGGGCAGGTTTTAAAAATTTCATGATTTCATAAAGAATGTATGGTAGAGCAATAACAAACGCAACAAGTAAAGATACTTCTACTTGTGCCCATACTGCTTCTAATGGACTTATAACAATCAAACGGATCCCTTCAGGCAGTAAATCATTCTGAATTCTAATAAGTAATTGATTAGCAAATGGAAATGTTGCACAAGATAATCCTAGAACTACTATAACTATTCTTATCAATCTAGTTCTTAGCTCTTCAAAATGTGAGATTAATGATTCATCCATGATTCATCACCACTTAGGAAATTGTTCGTTATCATATTTACAGCCATTTCTGCACTTTTTGTCACATCATCTGAAAGTTCTAATGATTCTTCGATTTTATGAATCCTGATACCCAGAATGCATATATTATCCAGGATCTTCTCTGAATAAACTGATTTCATCATTGAAAATATATCAAATAGACTTAAATCATGCCCTGAGAAATAATATTTCTCCTTCTCTTTTATTATATGAGATGCCTTCATGAATATAATGTTTTCTATATCCTGATTGGATCTAAAAGCATCAACAATAATGATTTTATTATATTTTTCAATTAAACTAAACAAAATCGCCCCATATGTTCCAGCATCTATTATATCAGCCTGATTTGGAAGATCCCTTTCTTCGAGTTTTTGGATTATCTGAATACCTACTCCATCATCTCCAAGTAACAAATTTCCAAAGCCAACAACACAGATCATTTTTCCACTGAAAATAATTTAGAGATGGCACTATTCAGTGCCATCTGGGTTTTTTAGTTCTATCATGTGAGATGAACATGAACAACATGGATCAAATCCTCTTATGGTTCGGCTTGCATCTCCTAAAAGTAGTTTTTCGTCTTCAGTGGGTTCGCGTCCTAATAATGCCATTGTTTCTGGTCTTATCTCCACGAGATCATCTGCCACAGCTTCTTCAAAAGCCCCTGTGTTTGCTGTAGTTGGTACCATGCAGTCGTATGATGCAGTTTTTAAATCAGATCCTACTGTTATTGTGTGCGTCAGGGTTCCACGGGGTGCTTCAATTACACCAATACCAGATCCTGCCTTCGGGGTGGGGGGTGAATAACTGTCCACTTGAGCTACTGCATTAGCCCAACCACCATTTAGAATTCTGTCGATCATTATCACTGTTTCTATTAATCTTGTTATGTGTCTGTTTCTTGTTGAAGGAGATAATATATCATTTGCAGTAGCACCCCAATCAGATGCAATACTGTCAACTGTTGATTTTACAACGTTGTCTCCTGCTTTGTATGCTACTCCCAGTCTTGCCAAAGGTCCTACTTCACAAACATAGTTTACACCATTATGGGTATAGTATGGTCTTTTGGTGTAACTGTAGTTTGTTGGAAGATTTATTATGCTCCCGTAGGGTGTTATGACCTCTTCTTTCACATTTGTTGGGTTAAATGGTACTATTGTGGCTGAGTTGAAGTCTGTTGGATTTGAGGGGTTCCTTATTAAAACTCCTCCAGATGTTCCAAAGTATGAAAATGATCCTGAAACACCGCTGTAGAAAGGAATACCAGAACTCATATAATTACAGGGCCTTATACCAAAGTCGTTTGGCAGGGCCAATAGGGCTCCTTTTAAAGTACCTAAAAGGGATACTGCATAATTTTGTATCTCTTGCATTCGGGCTTTGATCTGTCCAATTTCTGTTGTATTTGGGACTTTAGTTTGTCCTCCAGGAATACATGATGCAGGATGAACTGGTTTTCCTCCAAATACTGCTACACAAGCCTGTGCCTTGTTGTGGGCACTGATTATATTAGGAAGTTCTTGGTCTATTATATTATGGGGCAGCATATCCTTCCCAGCAAGTACAAAAAAGTGCAGAAGATGACTGTTGACTGTGTGTACTGCAACCATGAGCCTTCTAACCGCTTTTGCATTGTTAACTATGTTTGTGCCGTAGGCTGCCTCAACAGCACATGTGCTTGCCATGTTCTGTGGGACTGGGCAAACACCACATATTCTTGGGACTAATTTTGTAACAGTTTCTGGTTGTTCTCCCACTGCAAATTTCTCGAATCCTCTAAATTCTGTGACACAGAATTTGGGATACCTTGCAGCATTATCTGTTGGTAAATTCAAAGTTCCATCGGTGGGCGTTATAAGATTTTTTACCTTTAATTTTCCATCGACCACTTCGGTTTCTAATTCAAGTTTTCCATCACCTTCAATTCTAGTTACGGGTTTTATTTCAACTACCATTTAATCACCTATTTACCTATCATTCTTGTTTTGTTTGCTGTTGTGTTTGTGGTTGCGTTTGTTGTATTTCCACTAGGAGTTTCATTTCCAGCCCCATATTGATTTCTCATTTGTACTTGACCTTTAACATAATATGGTGTTAATGGGTACTGGTCTCTGTAACATCCTATACAAATATCATCAACCAGTGTACATGGTGCTTTTCCACCAGTGCTTCTTGTAGCTCCACATTGCCATGGACTATCGTGACCCTGGCATCCGAGATGTTTTTTACATCCTGGCTGACCTAGTTCACTTGCTTGAGGGCCTTCAGGATCATAGATACATGGATCACATACTCTTCCAGGTTTTATGGCTTCGCCAATAGCTCCACCAGTTACCATGTACCATATTTGTTCTGGTTGTGGTGGACATCCTCTGATGTATGCATCTACTGAAATTACTTCGTTTATAGGGTGAAGATCTAAAAGACCCTTTCTTGAATTCAAACCAGGAACTCCACCGTAGGATGCACAATCTCCTAATGCAACAACCTTAGTTGAAATCGATCTGGCGTGATCCAGAAGTTCTGAAGACTCAACTGTCGGACCTGCAATACCCTCGATTATACAAATATCTAGGGAGTCCATATGTTCAAATGATTCAGCTAGAACATCTACTAGAAGTGGTGCATATTTTATGTCTATTGTTGGTAGTATATCGGCAACAGTTGGGCTTGAAGAACTGATATACCTCATATCTAATCCAAATTCTGTCAGAGAAACCTGACATCCCGCACATGTTCCAAGTTGGAGTATTCCTACTTTTGGAGAAGCTGCAAAGACTTCTTCCATGGTCGCTTGTCCACTAAACAGTGTTGCCACGGTCCCTGCGCCCACAGCCTTCAGGAATGTTCTCCTATCTATTGGATGATCCAATATTTTTTTGAATTCTTTTTTCATATAAATTCTCCTTTTACGTATTACTATTTTCATGTCACTTTATTTACTTAATATTACGTATTACTGATAAATCGTTCATATCATGTATTAATACTTTTCGATTTGAATCAATTGGAAAAAGTATATATATTCTATTTATTAGAATGAAGGTTAGTAATAATATAAAAATATATATTAACAACAAAATGATTTTAAAAACCTAAAATGGAAGCTAAAAAAAATCAATAAGATATTTAAAAGATCTAACTTTAATTAAAAGTTGAAATAATTACGTGATTCATCCATAAATGTTAACTTTCATTATAGAAATCACATAAATCAGTTATGGGACATTCTTCATGTTTTGGCCCAATTGGCCGGCAAATATCCTGCCCAAAACGCACAAATTTTTCATTTAAATCACGCCAATAACATTCAGGAACAATTTTAGCAAGTTCAAACTCAGTTTCATCAGGATTCTTTGTATCAACAAGCCCCAAACGATTTGAAATCCGGTGTACATGTACATCCACGGGAATAGCATTCTTTCTAAATCCATAAACCAGAACACAGTTTGCAGTTTTCCTTCCAACTCCTGGAAGGCCTAATAATTTATTTATATCACATGGAACAACATCATCATAATCTTCATGAATAATTCTTGAAACTTCCTTAACTCTCTTTGCTTTAACTCTAAAAAAACCTGCTTTTTTAATTAATTTTTCGATTCTCTCAGTTGGAGCATTTGCAATTTCTGCAGGTGTTTTATAAACAGAAAAAAGGGTAGCTGCAGCTTCATCAGTGTTTTCATCGCGTGTTCTCTGGGATAAAATGGTTGTAATCAACACTCTAAATGGATTTGGATTTTTTACAGGCTTAGCAACGTATTTATCAAGCCTTTCCATGATTTCTTTGATCTCATTTTGAATTTTAATCACCTTCCTCTTCTTTCCATTTTTTGTGTATTGAAGGACAAACAGTGTAATAACTACAAAAATTGCATTTCCAATTATTTGCATCTCCAACCGAAGTTGGTTCTCTTTTCCCAGCCCAGTATTCAAGTGCCCATTTCATACCCCGTGAAAAAAACCGTTCATCAAATCTGTATATTTCTTTGTGAACTTCTTGAAATGTTTTTTGATGTATATAATTAATTTCAATAGTTTCTGATAATGAGGGTAATGTACTGGCTTTTTTAAGCATTTCATTAATTAAATTCCCCACTGAAAGAAGAGTTCCATATTCATTCCATTCCTTTTGGGGAATTTCAAGGCTTTTCATATATTCTTCGCTT includes the following:
- a CDS encoding sodium:solute symporter family protein, whose amino-acid sequence is MNILLLSIIILAYMIIIGYTGYVAWKRTKTAEDFMVAGRTTHPYIMAMSYGATFISTAAIVGFGGIAGLYGMG
- a CDS encoding PAS domain S-box protein; the protein is MGFVTMHYKKKKKRQDVNESNKSEDIFVEPDSFNEKIHLNEVFKESEEGYKFPINNSKVPINIFSEDMKILDVNKKLIQLSGYSKKELLSMKMKDIYPESAEILSKGIKKIIEAKKFPIFEINLHTKKGKIIPVKIVVTELKNYGPKSVFLGTVRDNDALMQIEKALTGIEKSFRTLAETSFDIIMLFDRECRNLYVNPTIEKLSGIPPEDFIGKKFVQLGLSDDLVKLYKETVYKVFETKTDDHVELKLPKGTWIDAFLVPEFDEKGEVKFVIITARDITERKKMEEALKHSEEYQRTIFSSVHTGIIVVDEKTHEILDVNQVAADLIGVSKEKIMGNICHRYICPADEGKCPISDLDQVLDNSERVLLDVKGNEIPILKTVIPIKLAGRECLLESFIDMTERKKMEEALKHSEESFRALSDDSIDLIMRHDREHRHLYVNPIVEKFTGIMPEDFIGKTLKEMGFPKDLVKLWEKAIDKVFKTKKITTLNLNSRRVYG
- a CDS encoding twin-arginine translocase TatA/TatE family subunit, translated to MIGGLGMPELLIILFVVLLLFGAKKLPELAKGMGKALGEFKRTQRETEFKIKEESDQAKNTEKNTEISADKEEIKVENESKEETLQTTEKSENKAK
- the tatC gene encoding twin-arginine translocase subunit TatC, translating into MDESLISHFEELRTRLIRIVIVVLGLSCATFPFANQLLIRIQNDLLPEGIRLIVISPLEAVWAQVEVSLLVAFVIALPYILYEIMKFLKPALKGSENSFLIKTIPPALILFGIGAIFTYKIVLVMTLTFLIGYATSSGVTPLLSLGDFISFALLMILTFGLLFELPLVCGALASLDLIDSDTLTGNRKGAYVGILVIAGILTPDPTPFTQLIVTFPMILLFEVSILLTKYIHRDIKTDVANESIG
- a CDS encoding hydrogenase maturation protease, which gives rise to MICVVGFGNLLLGDDGVGIQIIQKLEERDLPNQADIIDAGTYGAILFSLIEKYNKIIIVDAFRSNQDIENIIFMKASHIIKEKEKYYFSGHDLSLFDIFSMMKSVYSEKILDNICILGIRIHKIEESLELSDDVTKSAEMAVNMITNNFLSGDESWMNH
- a CDS encoding nickel-dependent hydrogenase large subunit, encoding MKEEVITPYGSIINLPTNYSYTKRPYYTHNGVNYVCEVGPLARLGVAYKAGDNVVKSTVDSIASDWGATANDILSPSTRNRHITRLIETVIMIDRILNGGWANAVAQVDSYSPPTPKAGSGIGVIEAPRGTLTHTITVGSDLKTASYDCMVPTTANTGAFEEAVADDLVEIRPETMALLGREPTEDEKLLLGDASRTIRGFDPCCSCSSHMIELKNPDGTE
- a CDS encoding twin-arginine translocation signal domain-containing protein; translated protein: MKKEFKKILDHPIDRRTFLKAVGAGTVATLFSGQATMEEVFAASPKVGILQLGTCAGCQVSLTEFGLDMRYISSSSPTVADILPTIDIKYAPLLVDVLAESFEHMDSLDICIIEGIAGPTVESSELLDHARSISTKVVALGDCASYGGVPGLNSRKGLLDLHPINEVISVDAYIRGCPPQPEQIWYMVTGGAIGEAIKPGRVCDPCIYDPEGPQASELGQPGCKKHLGCQGHDSPWQCGATRSTGGKAPCTLVDDICIGCYRDQYPLTPYYVKGQVQMRNQYGAGNETPSGNTTNATTNTTANKTRMIGK
- the nth gene encoding endonuclease III, with the protein product MERLDKYVAKPVKNPNPFRVLITTILSQRTRDENTDEAAATLFSVYKTPAEIANAPTERIEKLIKKAGFFRVKAKRVKEVSRIIHEDYDDVVPCDINKLLGLPGVGRKTANCVLVYGFRKNAIPVDVHVHRISNRLGLVDTKNPDETEFELAKIVPECYWRDLNEKFVRFGQDICRPIGPKHEECPITDLCDFYNES